A portion of the Bifidobacterium sp. ESL0800 genome contains these proteins:
- a CDS encoding inorganic diphosphatase, whose translation MAETFNVLVEIPRGSKNKYEVDQETGRITLDRTLFTSFGYPDDYGYIEGTLGEDGDPLDALVMIPNSVFPGCVIECRAVGLYHMEDEEGGDDKVLCVPADVRFDDIKDIDDVNEYHKAEIKHFFEQYKALEPGKEVKPGDYWTNVAEAEKQIKASRERLAASKK comes from the coding sequence ATGGCAGAGACATTCAACGTTCTCGTCGAGATCCCGCGTGGATCGAAGAACAAGTACGAAGTGGACCAGGAGACCGGCCGCATCACGCTCGACCGCACCCTCTTCACCTCCTTCGGCTATCCGGACGACTACGGCTACATCGAGGGCACCCTGGGCGAGGACGGCGATCCGCTCGACGCCCTGGTGATGATCCCGAACTCCGTGTTCCCCGGCTGCGTCATCGAGTGCCGCGCCGTGGGTCTCTACCACATGGAGGACGAAGAGGGCGGCGACGACAAGGTGCTGTGCGTGCCCGCCGACGTGCGTTTCGACGACATCAAGGACATCGACGACGTCAACGAGTACCACAAGGCCGAAATCAAGCACTTCTTCGAGCAGTACAAGGCCCTGGAGCCCGGCAAGGAAGTCAAGCCCGGCGATTACTGGACCAACGTGGCCGAGGCCGAAAAGCAGATCAAGGCTTCCCGCGAGCGCCTCGCCGCGTCCAAGAAGTGA
- a CDS encoding alpha/beta hydrolase, with the protein MPYAKNKDVSLYYESYGPQNGPSLIMIEGYTAQMVGWERGFVENLNAAGIRTILMDNRDVGLSSQVAGPDETGKCYSVADMADDVVAVADACGLKKFHVLGQSMGGMIAQQLLVSHADRLKSASILFTAPANQPQWMSESNSSGDSETKGLEAADSRDEAIEIFISRERACHEGSVYGFDEQWARELGGITYDRCYRVDGWRRQQAAMSDFAIDADKLKASTVPSVVIHGRNDPFFNDAATWFIADHLKNSELHVYPGMAHEIPRALWGEFTTIIARTIRRGEQ; encoded by the coding sequence ATGCCATACGCAAAAAACAAAGATGTATCACTGTATTACGAATCGTACGGTCCGCAAAACGGTCCGTCGCTGATCATGATCGAGGGCTATACCGCACAGATGGTCGGCTGGGAGCGTGGTTTTGTGGAAAACCTCAACGCCGCCGGTATTCGGACCATCCTGATGGACAACCGTGACGTCGGGCTTTCCTCGCAGGTTGCGGGTCCCGATGAAACCGGCAAATGCTATTCGGTTGCCGACATGGCCGATGACGTCGTGGCCGTGGCCGATGCCTGCGGGCTGAAGAAGTTCCATGTTCTCGGTCAGTCGATGGGCGGTATGATCGCCCAGCAACTGCTTGTCTCCCACGCTGACCGCCTCAAATCCGCGAGCATCCTGTTTACGGCTCCGGCCAACCAGCCCCAGTGGATGTCCGAATCGAATTCGTCCGGCGACAGCGAGACCAAAGGCCTTGAAGCGGCGGATTCAAGAGATGAAGCCATTGAGATTTTTATCTCGCGCGAACGCGCCTGCCACGAAGGTTCCGTCTATGGGTTCGACGAGCAGTGGGCCCGTGAGCTCGGTGGCATCACCTACGACCGTTGTTATCGTGTTGACGGCTGGCGCCGGCAGCAGGCGGCGATGTCTGATTTCGCCATTGACGCCGATAAGCTCAAGGCCAGCACGGTTCCGTCCGTCGTGATCCACGGCCGCAACGATCCGTTCTTCAACGACGCCGCCACTTGGTTTATAGCCGACCATTTGAAGAATTCCGAATTGCACGTTTACCCGGGAATGGCGCATGAGATTCCGCGTGCGTTGTGGGGAGAATTCACGACTATCATCGCTCGCACCATCCGCCGTGGAGAACAGTGA
- a CDS encoding LacI family DNA-binding transcriptional regulator yields MSRTTVSMVMNEKAGSIPERTRQRVLQAAKKLGFVPSAEARTLRNGHGSTVLCLAPGWMPSGRADSMWNALSKQLTNAGLSCVFSRSAGTTTPLRQLLSDMTPGVVVPFFELSDDDRRLLKNQGIPIVEFWSPDIDQQPMPVFSRFQYNLGATQGKYITSLGCKRIGYIGANDPLGFGLRAFRIRGVEDALAQSGQKLTCNLEIDLTDFDSVHKALKVATEKRSDAICCFNDDCAAAVLACCKETGIEVPKDVKVIGVDNLSMGQYFEPSLTTVDFDHDMSEYVAEIKDAIDARRHDRQRENSGTPDEDDAELGPQNVWVVKRQSA; encoded by the coding sequence GTGTCACGTACGACCGTAAGCATGGTGATGAACGAAAAGGCGGGTTCGATTCCCGAGCGTACTCGCCAACGCGTTTTGCAGGCTGCGAAAAAACTGGGATTCGTGCCATCCGCCGAGGCGAGGACCCTGCGTAACGGCCATGGCAGCACCGTTCTCTGTCTCGCCCCCGGCTGGATGCCGTCCGGACGAGCCGACAGCATGTGGAATGCGCTGAGCAAGCAACTTACCAACGCGGGACTGTCCTGCGTGTTTTCGCGTTCCGCAGGCACGACAACGCCTTTGCGGCAATTGCTTTCCGACATGACCCCCGGTGTGGTCGTTCCGTTTTTCGAACTTTCGGATGATGATCGCAGGCTTTTGAAGAATCAGGGAATACCAATCGTCGAATTCTGGTCACCTGACATCGATCAGCAACCAATGCCTGTTTTTTCGCGGTTCCAATACAATCTGGGAGCCACCCAAGGCAAATACATTACTTCACTCGGCTGCAAACGAATCGGCTATATCGGGGCCAACGACCCTCTCGGCTTCGGCTTGCGGGCTTTCCGAATCCGTGGTGTCGAGGACGCGCTTGCGCAATCCGGACAAAAGCTGACATGCAATCTCGAAATCGATTTGACCGATTTCGATTCCGTGCATAAGGCGCTCAAAGTTGCAACAGAAAAACGAAGCGACGCCATTTGCTGTTTCAATGACGATTGCGCGGCCGCTGTTTTGGCATGCTGCAAGGAAACAGGCATTGAAGTGCCTAAAGACGTCAAGGTGATCGGCGTCGATAATCTATCGATGGGCCAATATTTCGAGCCGTCATTGACCACAGTCGATTTCGACCACGATATGTCGGAATATGTTGCTGAAATCAAAGATGCGATTGACGCGAGACGACATGACCGCCAGCGCGAAAACAGCGGAACACCGGACGAAGACGATGCGGAACTCGGCCCGCAGAACGTATGGGTCGTCAAACGTCAATCAGCTTGA
- a CDS encoding MFS transporter encodes MSVTRILGLLMPTIIALYGVYQAINQVLLPAQLAQISPSGKVHYMAIASLVESVVGTIILPVGAAISDRTQTKLGKRTPWLLFSAVGTLITCLIMATAKSIPVVVVMAGFVWFFANWYQGVIYAVIPDRIPENYRGMASSAAGLGLPFGILIFVNIAARTSRFVGYAVVGVFIVVTTILFCVFAREDSSIRAKAEIREADKTEEAQGKHTAFFSAFLHRDFTMAFLSRFSFFFANFAVSNFTFYILSDYIGVKNLPSGNVAANVATVSTFSTIAQIIAIIVFGKLADMLDRRKMIVALSSIIYMVSFIVPLVSKTWIGMLIYAVISGAASGVYFAVDIAVMSLVLPSKADEGRDLGILAIATSVPAAVAPLVGSTLLDIFGTYASIFIFGCVTALLGGLFAFMIKSVR; translated from the coding sequence ATGAGTGTAACGCGCATTTTGGGTCTGCTGATGCCGACCATCATCGCGCTCTATGGTGTCTATCAGGCCATCAATCAGGTGCTGTTGCCTGCCCAACTTGCTCAAATCTCGCCGTCGGGCAAGGTGCATTATATGGCCATCGCCTCCTTGGTGGAATCGGTGGTCGGTACCATCATTCTGCCTGTTGGCGCGGCGATTTCCGACCGTACTCAGACCAAGCTCGGCAAGCGTACGCCATGGTTGCTCTTCTCGGCGGTGGGTACTTTGATCACCTGCCTGATTATGGCTACCGCAAAATCGATTCCTGTTGTCGTCGTCATGGCAGGTTTCGTATGGTTCTTCGCCAATTGGTATCAGGGCGTCATCTATGCGGTCATCCCCGATCGCATTCCCGAGAATTATCGTGGTATGGCCTCATCCGCCGCAGGCTTGGGGCTCCCCTTCGGTATCCTGATTTTCGTCAATATCGCAGCCCGTACCAGCCGGTTCGTCGGCTATGCCGTTGTGGGCGTCTTCATCGTGGTCACCACGATCCTGTTCTGCGTCTTCGCCCGCGAGGATTCCTCGATTCGTGCGAAGGCCGAAATCCGGGAAGCCGACAAAACCGAAGAGGCGCAAGGCAAACACACCGCGTTCTTCTCCGCGTTCCTGCATCGTGATTTCACTATGGCGTTCCTCTCTCGTTTCTCGTTCTTCTTCGCCAACTTCGCGGTCTCCAATTTCACGTTCTATATTTTGAGCGATTACATCGGCGTGAAGAACCTGCCGAGCGGTAATGTCGCCGCCAACGTCGCGACGGTGTCGACGTTCTCCACCATAGCCCAGATCATCGCGATCATCGTTTTCGGCAAGCTCGCGGATATGCTCGACAGAAGGAAGATGATCGTGGCGCTTTCCTCGATTATCTACATGGTTTCGTTCATCGTTCCGCTGGTTTCCAAGACGTGGATCGGGATGTTGATTTACGCCGTCATCAGCGGCGCGGCTTCCGGCGTCTACTTCGCGGTCGATATCGCCGTGATGTCGCTGGTGCTCCCCAGCAAGGCGGATGAGGGACGAGATCTCGGCATCCTCGCGATTGCGACCTCGGTTCCTGCCGCCGTCGCCCCGCTTGTAGGCTCGACGTTGCTCGATATCTTCGGCACCTACGCTTCCATCTTCATCTTCGGATGCGTCACGGCCCTGTTGGGTGGCCTGTTCGCGTTCATGATCAAGTCGGTGCGCTAA
- a CDS encoding ABC transporter substrate-binding protein, with amino-acid sequence MSRSKPQTSGPVRGLAFLGAAVVLFALAGVGWAHFSHGSVDATLLHSGSEVTVGLDSPAPQSLDIRTVQGKELDQALIGNVYETLVARDENNKPVPSIAKSWDVSKDGLNYTFTLNTDMRFANGDALDSTDVVYSLQQVINKDYVGSVDLTGLKSVKNPDTSTVQISLSSPNPRLLRALSSRAGIVYDSTSNVNYAKQASGSGPFTVHSFDPGNSIVFTRNPLYWKQQSASSQMTMRYFDSAGSLNKAMKDGTIQVAVLRPSDSPKPFQNSKKYNVSKGLTTSKVTLALNNNADSIFSDQRARAAVRYILDNESITKAQPNAASVLNGPISPLEPGYDDLSVMFPHNLDEGKNDINYFGPNYIGDITFLVPSEYATLGQQIVEQFKTTRFNLVMQVVDDSTLAQRVANGDYKMAIVAMQGPDDLGAFADGRFGYQGSQAQEDYRNALASPNDIDYQQNLRAYAKAVSSDAGSAWLYTESSMVVADDNIAGYPKNMTDEYLPLRDVRTR; translated from the coding sequence ATGTCACGTAGTAAGCCGCAAACGAGCGGACCAGTAAGAGGTCTTGCCTTCCTTGGTGCTGCGGTAGTGCTTTTCGCTCTTGCGGGTGTCGGCTGGGCCCATTTCAGCCACGGTTCCGTTGACGCGACGTTGCTCCATTCCGGTTCGGAGGTCACCGTAGGCCTCGACTCGCCCGCGCCGCAATCCCTTGACATCCGCACCGTGCAGGGCAAAGAACTCGATCAGGCGCTGATTGGCAACGTCTACGAAACCCTCGTCGCCCGCGACGAGAACAACAAGCCCGTCCCGTCCATCGCCAAAAGCTGGGACGTCTCCAAAGACGGGCTCAACTATACGTTCACCCTCAATACGGATATGCGTTTTGCCAACGGGGACGCTCTGGATTCCACCGATGTGGTCTATTCCCTGCAGCAGGTCATCAATAAGGACTATGTGGGCTCCGTCGATCTGACCGGACTGAAATCCGTCAAAAATCCCGACACCTCAACGGTGCAGATAAGCCTTTCCTCCCCCAATCCGCGACTTCTGCGCGCGCTTTCCTCGCGGGCCGGAATCGTCTATGATTCGACTTCCAACGTCAACTATGCCAAACAGGCCAGCGGCAGCGGGCCCTTCACCGTACACAGTTTCGACCCCGGCAATTCCATCGTTTTCACGCGTAATCCTCTCTATTGGAAGCAGCAATCGGCCAGCTCGCAGATGACCATGCGTTATTTCGACTCGGCGGGATCATTGAACAAAGCCATGAAAGACGGAACGATCCAGGTTGCCGTGTTGCGCCCGTCGGATTCCCCGAAGCCCTTCCAAAACAGCAAAAAATACAACGTCTCCAAAGGACTGACAACCTCCAAGGTCACGCTTGCTCTCAACAACAACGCCGACTCGATCTTTTCGGACCAACGTGCGCGCGCGGCCGTGCGCTACATCCTCGACAACGAGTCAATCACCAAGGCGCAGCCGAACGCCGCCTCCGTGCTCAACGGGCCCATCAGCCCTCTCGAACCGGGCTACGATGACCTTTCCGTCATGTTCCCGCACAATCTTGACGAGGGCAAGAACGACATCAACTATTTCGGGCCCAACTATATCGGTGACATCACCTTCCTGGTACCTTCCGAATACGCGACACTGGGCCAGCAGATCGTCGAGCAGTTCAAGACGACCCGTTTCAATCTTGTCATGCAGGTGGTCGACGACAGCACGCTTGCGCAACGAGTCGCCAACGGTGATTACAAAATGGCCATCGTCGCCATGCAAGGGCCCGACGACCTCGGCGCGTTCGCCGACGGCAGGTTCGGCTATCAGGGCAGCCAGGCGCAGGAGGATTACCGCAACGCGCTCGCCTCACCCAACGACATCGACTACCAGCAGAACCTGCGCGCCTACGCCAAGGCCGTGAGCTCCGATGCCGGCAGCGCCTGGCTCTACACCGAAAGCAGCATGGTCGTCGCCGATGACAACATCGCCGGTTACCCCAAAAATATGACCGATGAATACCTCCCGTTGCGCGACGTGAGGACGAGATAG
- a CDS encoding manganese efflux pump MntP family protein, producing MIVEILLIAVSVSMDAFAIAIGKGLATKHVRPVNALKTALWFGGFQALFPILGYFFASLFGRYVEAVDHWIIFGLLVLIGGNMIREALGEPEEDAKETAQFDWRHMAPLAVACSIDAFAVGVSFQFMPLNIWAAAAIIGVITGAFSIAGLYLGHTIGVRWQQTAQIVGGIILILIGLKTLLEHLGIIA from the coding sequence ATGATCGTCGAAATCCTGCTTATCGCGGTGTCCGTCTCCATGGACGCCTTCGCCATCGCCATCGGCAAGGGATTAGCCACCAAACACGTCAGGCCGGTCAACGCACTCAAAACCGCACTGTGGTTCGGCGGCTTTCAAGCACTCTTCCCCATTCTTGGCTATTTCTTCGCCTCATTATTCGGCCGTTATGTCGAGGCGGTCGACCACTGGATCATCTTCGGATTGCTCGTGCTAATCGGCGGCAACATGATCCGCGAGGCACTCGGCGAACCTGAGGAGGATGCCAAGGAAACCGCGCAATTCGACTGGCGACACATGGCACCGCTGGCCGTGGCATGCAGCATCGACGCCTTTGCAGTCGGCGTGAGCTTCCAGTTCATGCCACTCAACATCTGGGCTGCCGCCGCCATCATCGGCGTCATCACGGGAGCCTTCTCCATCGCCGGCCTCTACCTCGGCCACACCATCGGCGTGCGCTGGCAGCAGACCGCCCAAATCGTCGGCGGCATCATCCTCATTCTCATCGGGCTGAAGACCCTGCTGGAGCACCTCGGCATCATCGCCTGA
- the valS gene encoding valine--tRNA ligase yields MTDQDNSIIHASLSPLPDRVGVDGLEDKWRAEWDNDGTYEFEIPRDGNGAPDRKAVYSIDTPPPTVSGSLHVGHVFSYTHTDVIARYERMRGKHVFYPMGWDDNGLPTERRVQNYYGVRVDTSLKYDPDFKPPFEGTQGKKIEARDQVPISRKNFVELCERLTAQDEKQFEALWRSLGTSIDWRQTYHTIGEHPQRVAQKAFLRNLERGEAYQKDAPSLWDVTFQTAVAQAELESREYDGFYHRVAFRFEDGTPIYIETTRPELLAACGALIANPDDERYQKYFGQYVYSPLFKVKVPIMAHPAAEMDKGAGIAMCCTFGDQTDIEWWRDLNLPLRPIIQRNGRIIMSVPDWISDEGGKAIFEETEGKTTFTARKIIVEHLRESGDLDGEPKPTKRMTNFYEKGDKPLEIVTSRQWYLKNGGTDMKLRAELLERGKELQFHPDFMRVRYENWVNGLNGDWLISRQRFFGVPFPLWYPVNADGEPDYDHPITPSEDQLPIDPTNDVPEGYTEDQRDVPGGFTAEKDIMDTWATSSLTPQIVTHWEEPDQESKDLFKATFPMDLRPQGQDIIRTWLFTTMDRAHLENHCLPWAHTALSGWILDPDHKKMSKSKGNVVVPKEPIEKYGADAVRYWAASAKLGLDATYDEGQMKIGRRLAIKLLNATKFALAIGREDDNHHVGAASSADWDPADVTEPLDRAVMARLASVIREATKSMDAYEHSKALELIETFFWQFCDDYIELVKNRAYGTADSTGKTPTAAAVKSAHTTLGLGLEAFARLLAPYMPFATEEVWHWMHAGEGSVHTSSWPTAEPYEAAAGDADPDMLVWAGKALAELRGLKSQAKVSMKTPILKATLNAANEAGKTAIDLSLVDIAEAGKVTGPLTVAVEDSADSPDNEIIVKVSDSELGEPPAKKPKKK; encoded by the coding sequence ATGACTGATCAGGACAATAGCATTATCCACGCAAGCCTTTCGCCGCTGCCCGACCGGGTCGGCGTCGACGGCCTGGAAGACAAATGGCGCGCCGAGTGGGACAACGACGGCACCTACGAATTCGAGATTCCGCGCGATGGAAACGGCGCACCCGACCGCAAGGCCGTCTATTCCATCGACACCCCGCCGCCTACCGTTTCCGGCAGCCTCCACGTGGGCCACGTCTTCTCCTACACCCACACCGACGTCATCGCCCGCTACGAGCGTATGCGCGGCAAGCACGTCTTCTATCCGATGGGCTGGGACGACAACGGCCTGCCCACCGAGCGCCGCGTGCAGAACTACTACGGTGTGCGCGTCGACACGTCGCTCAAATACGACCCTGATTTCAAGCCGCCGTTCGAAGGCACGCAGGGCAAGAAAATCGAGGCCCGCGACCAGGTGCCGATCAGCCGCAAGAACTTCGTGGAACTGTGCGAGCGCCTGACCGCGCAGGACGAGAAGCAGTTCGAGGCGCTGTGGCGTTCCCTTGGCACGTCCATTGACTGGCGTCAGACCTACCACACCATCGGCGAGCACCCGCAGCGCGTGGCGCAGAAGGCGTTCCTGCGCAATCTCGAGCGCGGCGAGGCCTATCAGAAGGACGCACCGAGCCTTTGGGACGTCACCTTCCAGACCGCGGTGGCGCAGGCCGAGCTGGAGAGCCGCGAATACGACGGCTTCTATCACCGCGTCGCGTTCCGCTTCGAGGACGGCACGCCGATCTACATCGAGACCACCCGTCCCGAGCTCCTGGCAGCCTGTGGCGCGCTGATCGCCAACCCTGACGACGAACGCTATCAGAAGTACTTCGGCCAGTACGTCTACTCCCCGCTCTTCAAGGTCAAGGTGCCGATCATGGCGCACCCGGCCGCCGAGATGGACAAGGGCGCCGGCATCGCGATGTGCTGCACCTTCGGCGACCAGACCGATATCGAGTGGTGGCGCGACCTGAACCTTCCGCTTCGCCCGATCATCCAGCGCAACGGCCGCATCATCATGAGCGTGCCGGATTGGATTTCCGATGAGGGCGGCAAGGCCATCTTCGAGGAGACCGAAGGCAAGACCACCTTCACGGCCCGCAAGATCATCGTCGAGCACCTGCGCGAATCCGGCGATCTCGACGGCGAACCGAAGCCCACCAAGCGCATGACGAACTTCTACGAGAAGGGCGACAAGCCGCTCGAAATCGTCACCTCCCGTCAGTGGTACCTGAAGAACGGCGGCACCGATATGAAACTGCGCGCCGAGCTGTTGGAGCGCGGCAAGGAGTTGCAATTCCACCCCGATTTCATGCGCGTGCGCTATGAGAACTGGGTCAATGGCCTGAACGGCGACTGGCTCATTTCGCGCCAGCGCTTCTTCGGCGTCCCGTTCCCGCTGTGGTACCCGGTCAACGCCGACGGCGAGCCGGATTACGATCATCCGATCACCCCGAGCGAGGACCAGCTGCCCATAGACCCGACCAACGACGTGCCTGAAGGCTACACGGAGGACCAGCGCGACGTGCCCGGCGGTTTCACGGCCGAAAAGGACATCATGGACACCTGGGCCACCTCGTCGCTGACCCCGCAGATCGTCACCCACTGGGAGGAACCGGATCAGGAGAGCAAGGACCTGTTCAAGGCCACCTTCCCGATGGATCTGCGCCCGCAGGGTCAGGACATCATCCGCACCTGGCTTTTCACCACGATGGACCGTGCACACCTCGAAAACCATTGCCTGCCGTGGGCGCACACCGCGCTCTCCGGCTGGATCCTCGACCCCGACCACAAGAAGATGTCGAAGTCCAAGGGCAACGTCGTGGTTCCCAAGGAGCCGATCGAGAAGTACGGCGCCGACGCGGTGCGCTATTGGGCCGCTTCCGCCAAGCTGGGTCTCGACGCCACCTATGACGAAGGGCAGATGAAGATCGGCCGCCGTCTGGCCATCAAGCTCCTGAACGCTACGAAGTTCGCGCTGGCCATCGGCCGCGAGGACGACAACCACCACGTTGGCGCCGCCTCTAGTGCCGATTGGGATCCGGCCGACGTCACCGAGCCGCTGGATCGCGCGGTGATGGCTCGCTTGGCCTCCGTGATTCGCGAAGCCACCAAGTCGATGGACGCCTACGAGCACTCCAAGGCCCTCGAACTCATCGAGACCTTCTTCTGGCAGTTCTGCGACGACTACATCGAGTTGGTGAAGAACCGCGCCTACGGCACCGCCGACTCCACCGGCAAGACGCCGACGGCCGCCGCCGTGAAGTCCGCGCACACCACGCTGGGCCTCGGCCTTGAGGCGTTCGCACGTCTGCTCGCGCCGTATATGCCGTTCGCCACGGAAGAGGTCTGGCACTGGATGCATGCAGGCGAGGGCTCCGTGCACACCTCCTCCTGGCCGACCGCCGAGCCTTACGAGGCCGCTGCGGGCGACGCCGACCCGGACATGCTCGTTTGGGCAGGCAAGGCGCTGGCCGAGCTGCGCGGCTTGAAGTCGCAGGCCAAGGTCTCGATGAAGACCCCGATTCTGAAGGCGACGCTTAACGCGGCCAACGAGGCCGGCAAGACCGCCATCGACTTGAGCCTCGTCGACATCGCCGAAGCCGGCAAGGTCACTGGTCCGCTCACGGTTGCGGTCGAAGATTCCGCCGATAGTCCGGACAACGAGATTATCGTCAAGGTCAGCGATTCCGAGCTCGGCGAGCCACCGGCCAAGAAGCCCAAGAAGAAATGA
- a CDS encoding response regulator transcription factor, translated as MTDLTLMTMAPNPASVLPSLALLSYRVRVLPMDAASLVKLPENTILFLDARDDLANAKTLCNLIHASGLSIPIIPIITEGGFTAINIQWGVADVVVSNASPAEVEGRLRLVCERGQAAPATARTSVERDNYSDDGQIRSGDLVVDTKGYTATLNGEPVNLAYKEFELLKYLVAHPHRVFTRAQLLQEVWGYDYYGGTRTVDVHVRRLRAKLGGEYEHMIGTVRNVGYRFDPPDDDDNNHDVSDGHAPAPGTSGTDTDND; from the coding sequence ATGACCGATCTGACATTGATGACGATGGCCCCCAATCCCGCGAGCGTTCTGCCAAGTCTCGCCCTGCTTTCCTACCGCGTGCGAGTCCTGCCGATGGATGCCGCGAGCCTGGTGAAGCTTCCCGAAAACACCATTCTATTCCTCGATGCGCGCGACGATCTGGCCAACGCCAAGACGCTGTGCAATCTCATCCACGCATCCGGGCTTTCCATTCCGATTATTCCTATTATTACGGAAGGTGGTTTTACCGCCATCAACATCCAGTGGGGCGTGGCCGACGTCGTGGTGAGCAACGCCTCCCCCGCCGAGGTGGAAGGCCGGCTTCGGCTGGTCTGCGAGCGCGGTCAGGCTGCTCCCGCCACCGCCCGCACGTCCGTGGAACGCGACAATTACAGCGACGACGGGCAGATTCGTTCCGGCGATCTGGTGGTGGACACCAAGGGTTACACGGCGACGCTCAACGGCGAACCGGTGAATCTGGCCTATAAGGAATTCGAACTGCTGAAATATCTCGTCGCGCATCCGCATCGCGTCTTCACCCGCGCCCAGCTGCTGCAGGAAGTGTGGGGCTACGACTATTACGGCGGCACACGCACGGTCGATGTCCACGTCCGCCGCCTGCGCGCCAAACTCGGCGGCGAGTACGAGCATATGATCGGCACCGTGCGCAACGTCGGTTATCGTTTCGATCCGCCGGACGACGATGACAATAACCATGACGTCTCCGATGGCCACGCACCAGCTCCAGGCACTTCAGGCACCGATACCGACAACGACTGA
- the nth gene encoding endonuclease III yields the protein MPKETKKQRLERMHGEYEILRELIPEPACALHFKTPFQLLVATVLSAQTTDVRVNSVTPTLFKDYGTPERLAAANPEVIEDIIHPVGFYHAKADHIITLSGQLMERYDGVVPQKMEELTKLAGVGRKTANVVLGNAFGIPGFPVDTHVMRLTGRLRWRTDWRSTHPDPVKIEKEITGYFAPEEWTNLSHRLILFGRSTCHARKPACADCPLNDTCPSAGLFG from the coding sequence ATGCCAAAGGAAACGAAGAAACAACGCCTCGAGCGCATGCACGGCGAATACGAGATCCTGCGCGAGCTCATCCCCGAACCCGCGTGCGCATTACATTTCAAGACGCCGTTCCAGCTGTTGGTCGCCACCGTCCTAAGCGCCCAGACCACCGACGTGCGCGTCAACAGCGTCACCCCCACGCTGTTCAAGGATTACGGCACGCCGGAGCGGCTCGCGGCGGCCAACCCGGAAGTCATCGAAGACATCATCCACCCGGTCGGTTTCTACCACGCCAAAGCCGACCACATCATCACCCTTTCCGGCCAGCTCATGGAGCGCTACGACGGCGTGGTGCCGCAGAAGATGGAGGAACTGACCAAGCTGGCGGGAGTCGGCCGCAAAACGGCGAACGTCGTGCTGGGCAACGCCTTCGGCATCCCCGGCTTCCCCGTCGACACCCACGTCATGCGCCTGACCGGCCGCCTGCGCTGGCGCACCGACTGGCGCAGCACGCATCCCGACCCGGTGAAGATCGAAAAGGAGATCACCGGTTATTTCGCACCGGAGGAATGGACGAACCTTTCGCATCGTCTCATCCTCTTCGGCCGTTCGACCTGCCACGCGCGCAAGCCGGCGTGCGCCGACTGCCCGCTCAACGACACCTGCCCTTCCGCAGGGCTGTTCGGCTGA
- a CDS encoding chorismate mutase: MTFNTADDTADDTADSTQAAGQWRDTTIDDAQERTNPQTAQAVERIKQLRQSIDNVDTAIVSLLAERFKYTAEVGVLKAKAGFAPEDRERESRQAGRLKKVALDAGLDPSIEENYREFVVTEAKKRHQRIAEAGGDPGVLDVYA, encoded by the coding sequence ATGACTTTCAATACCGCAGACGACACCGCAGATGACACCGCAGATAGCACCCAGGCTGCCGGCCAATGGCGCGATACCACCATCGACGACGCGCAGGAGCGGACCAACCCGCAAACCGCCCAGGCCGTCGAACGCATCAAACAGCTGCGCCAGTCCATCGACAATGTGGACACGGCCATCGTCTCGCTGCTTGCGGAACGTTTCAAATACACCGCCGAAGTCGGGGTGTTGAAGGCCAAGGCCGGGTTCGCCCCGGAGGATCGGGAACGCGAAAGTCGGCAGGCCGGGCGTCTCAAAAAGGTCGCTCTCGACGCCGGGCTCGATCCGAGCATCGAGGAAAACTACCGTGAGTTCGTAGTCACCGAAGCCAAAAAACGCCACCAACGCATCGCCGAAGCCGGCGGAGACCCCGGTGTGCTCGACGTCTACGCGTGA